In Asterias rubens chromosome 10, eAstRub1.3, whole genome shotgun sequence, the following proteins share a genomic window:
- the LOC117296044 gene encoding ankyrin repeat and SOCS box protein 7-like has product MENRIITRNQSRHQLTMSALDRDLRKAVALGDLAKVRQALASGISPNDVDCNGWTLLHLAASRGRDRVLRILLEEGGKPDIKDLIGGFTCLHYAAMHGRTRLARLLLEYDKSNRSELVDTPSRDGWTPLHVAAHYGRDSFVRLLVQYNALVDPLSIKGTTPLQLAIIREKQSCVKVLLDNYANIDVQRGFPLRYTIIKGNHESARLLLNRGADPNLSREDDGQTPLHLAAIKNDNYNCRLLYSFGASCHACGDDGKTPLATYKDVYTQKESTLCFKFLRDATTNPRSLQDRCRLIIRQAVGKTRLHHLDMIPLSSIMTNYLKFKYDDFCGF; this is encoded by the exons ATGGAAAATCGTATCATCACTCGCAATCAGTCACGTCACCAACTGACAATGAGTGCCCTCGATAGGGATTTGAGGAAAGCGGTGGCCCTCGGTGATCTGGCTAAAGTAAGGCAAGCTTTGGCGTCTGGGATATCACCGAATGATGTTGATTGTAATGGATGGACTCTGTTGCATTTAGCGGCATCAAGAGGGCGCGACCGAGTCTTGAGGATACTACTAGAAGAGGGAG gGAAGCCAGACATAAAGGACCTTATTGGAGGCTTCACATGCCTTCATTATGCAGCAATGCACGGCAGGACACGCCTCGCTCGCTTACTCCTAGAATACGACAAGTCCAATCGATCTGAGCTCGTTGACACGCCCAGCCGCGATGGCTGGACACCCCTTCATGTTGCCGCCCACTACGGGCGGGATTCCTTTGTCAGACTCTTGGTCCAGTACAATGCCCTGGTGGACCCTCTCAGCATCAAAGGCACCACCCCCTTGCAGCTGGCCATCATCCGAGAGAAACAGAGCTGCGTGAAGGTGTTGCTGGACAACTACGCCAACATTGACGTCCAGAGGGGCTTCCCACTCCGCTATACCATCATCAAAGGGAACCACGAATCAGCACGTCTCCTCTTGAACCGGGGCGCTGATCCAAACCTTAGTCGGGAGGACGATGGGCAGACTCCCCTTCACCTTGCTGCCATCAAGAACGATAACTATAACTGTAGGTTGCTTTATAGCTTTGGAGCTAGCTGCCACGCCTGCGGGGACGATGGGAAAACACCCTTAGCTACTTACAAGGATGTGTATACTCAGAAAGAGTCCACTCTGTGCTTTAAGTTTCTTAGAGATGCTACAA CAAATCCGAGATCACTCCAAGATCGTTGCAGGCTTATCATCCGTCAAGCTGTTGGAAAAACAAGACTCCACCACTTAGATATGATCCCCTTGTCTTCAATAATGACAAATTATCTCAAGTTTAAATATGACGACTTCTGTGGTTTTTGA
- the LOC117295698 gene encoding ryncolin-1-like encodes MDSKALFSFCVVFITLSNQNSCSFQPTTDFFGAKYRALQGFVLSSTKAVSSVTCVRDCMIDPRCVSINFFDSEKRCELNSATKTQFPGSFTYNQGSFYYDEDRGTTLLSEFASCKELLQAAGGNISSGVYTIFPSSLTEGLEVYCDMEGNDGGWIVFQRRQDGSVNFYLNWADYQRGFGDLKGEFWLGNDNLRALTEASPQGTWELRIKIEDWEGEAVVVDYSDFKITGEEYTLNAAYKSISETKVGDSLLVHFGKPFSTKDRDNDNSEDVNCAQETVGAWWYYHCHESNLNGKYYNNPTVEYNQGLQWETWKGDYYSLKKCSMKLREIN; translated from the coding sequence ATGGATAGCAAAGCTTTGTTCTCATTCTGTGTAGTGTTTATTACTTTATCCAATCAGAATTCTTGCTCCTTTCAACCAACAACTGATTTTTTTGGTGCAAAATATCGGGCTCTGCAAGGTTTCGTTCTCAGCAGCACAAAGGCCGTGTCATCTGTGACATGTGTGAGAGACTGTATGATAGATCCTCGCTGTGTCTCTATCAACTTCTTTGACAGCGAGAAACGGTGTGAGTTGAATTCCGCTACAAAGACCCAGTTCCCTGGAAGCTTCACTTACAACCAAGGAAGCTTCTACTATGACGAAGACAGAGGAACAACTCTCTTATCAGAGTTTGCTTCTTGTAAGGAGCTTCTGCAAGCTGCTGGAGGCAATATTTCCAGCGGTGTCTACACCATCTTTCCCAGCAGTCTGACTGAGGGCTTAGAAGTCTACTGCGACATGGAGGGAAACGACGGAGGCTGGATCGTGTTTCAGAGGCGGCAGGACGGAAGCGTGAATTTCTATCTCAATTGGGCCGACTATCAGAGAGGGTTTGGAGACCTGAAGGGCGAGTTCTGGCTGGGGAATGATAACCTGCGCGCTCTGACCGAAGCCTCTCCTCAAGGAACATGGGAGCTCAGGATCAAAATTGAAGATTGGGAAGGGGAAGCTGTTGTGGTCGATTATTCTGACTTCAAAATAACAGGTGAAGAGTATACCCTAAACGCCGCATACAAATCAATCAGTGAAACAAAAGTTGGTGATTCCCTTCTCGTACATTTCGGGAAACCTTTTTCAACAAAGGACCGTGACAATGATAACAGTGAAGACGTAAACTGTGCACAGGAGACCGTAGGCGCCTGGTGGTACTACCACTGTCATGAATCAAACCTCAACGGTAAGTACTACAATAATCCAACTGTTGAGTACAACCAAGGCTTGCAATGGGAAACATGGAAAGGAGATTACTATTCACTGAAGAAATGCAGCATGAAGCTACGAGAAATTAACTAA